CTCGACAGTGGCTGCTGTGGAATGGCTGGGAGCTTCGGCTACGAGTCCGAACACTACTCGATGAGTAAAGCCATCGCTCGAATTCTATACGACCAAGTTGACGAAAGCACTGGTGACACCGTCGTTGCACCCGGTGCGTCGTGTCGCGCACAGCTCGACGACCACGTCGGTAAGAAACCACCACACCCAATCGAGAAAATGGCAACAGCACTGGGCGGCGAAGAGTCGTAACCTATATCAAATCACCATCGGGTACTACTGAATGTGTCCGGGTTGGGGTAATGGTCATCCTTCAGGCTTGTGGAGCCTGAGACGCGGGTTCAATTCTCGCACCCGGACCTGTTTTCTCTCGATGCTAATTGGTGAGTATCGCTACTGAGAGAGCGTGTAGGTCAGAAATAACGATACGATCGATAGTACGCGAGACATCGCTCAGACTGCAGCTATCGAGTGGTACCTCATATCCAATCAACGACACGCTAGTTTCGAGCCATCAAACTGGCGAGTCTGTCTCGCAACGCCCGGGACGCCCCGGGTGTGATTCGGATCCCGAGTGATGATCGATCCAACAGTCGAACAACGTCGACGGTCACCATACTTTTGCACGTAATCGTTGTACTGACATACTACAGAGATCTGTTATGGATTTTAGTAAGTACCAACGATCGTTGTTCAAAAAGCCGTGGAAGAAAATGGCTGAGCGGGCGTTTTTCGGCTTCTCTGTCCTATGTACGGTGTACTTTCTACGGAACGGCAACGGGCAACTCGCGCTCTTGGCTGGCGGTGGGCTGATCTGCATTTCACTGTCCCAACTCCTCCACAAAGAACGTCATGAGGCGTCGACCGTTCTCTGGCTCGCGGGACTCGTGCTGTATGTGTGTCTGTTGTTATTCACCAACGTCGTCTTTCCTGAGATCCTCTTCATCTTTGATGGAGTGTGATACGATTGTGTGGTGTGCGTGTTTCCTGAATCCACGAACAATGCGATTCAGAACAGAAATCTCCAGTCGAATATTTTGAAAGAGCACTGTATGTTCCTGTCGGATAAAACAGGGAACATCACTACCAAACGACGAAACAGTCTACCGTGAACTAGATATGATTAAAAAAGTACTCATCTGCTACATTCAAAATTATTTCGTCTAATGTCTATTAGAAACATATGCATACCTACTGGCTACATATAATTCAGTTTAGTTGTGGATCTAGTCTCAAAACAACCATTTCACGTACAGATAGATATAATCCATGTCCATTCTATCCTAGTTTCGAGTCCACATTACTAGTATTTTTTAAGGAGGGAATTGGTATAATTACCATGGTGATGTGGATAGTTCCGGTGGATGCAATGCTCTGGCACACGCTCGAATCACCAGTGAATTTGACCGAGTGGGATGGACGAACAATTGAATTTCCGTTTTTCGCTCGTGTCCTCGGTATTCGGACTGGTTCAGAGGAGAATGTCTGGAAACGCAATCGGCAGTACTGGGAGACAATGGATTCAGAGGATCCGTTGTTGATTTACCGTACGGATTTAGAACGCTACATTGGATTTGGTCGAGTCGGACAGAAAGCAGAGACGACGTACTTTGGAAAAACGTACTGGGGAGACGAGTCAGCTGCTAGTATTTTTACTGTCGACGATTATGATGATTCACTCGATCTCTCCCCCGAGACGGTCAACGACGTTTTAGGATACGAAGAAGGGTTCCGACCGCACGGACTCTCCAAAGTGAGCCCAGATCGACCAATCAGTGAGCTTCTGTTCTTCCTCGATGTGAGTCGAGGATACGTCAAAACATAGACTGTACGGAATATCGTACAAAGTCCGTTTGGTGAATTTTGACCGCCATAGCAATAAATTGAATTGTCATAACCCAACAGCTACATCTATGTTTCAATATATCGTGGGGAGTAAAGTCAACGTGGCGATGGAGATAGTCAGCGGTGCTGTGACGGTGGTGACGAACACTGCAGCGGCTGCGGTGAACAGCGCACTACCAGCGGCGGAGTAGGCAACGAACTTTCGACGGTTCATCCCAGCGAAACCGGCCGGGATCGAGATAAGCGAGCGCACGGCCGGGAGTAACCGCCCCCAGAACACGGTCTGCTCTCCCCAGCGTTGAAACCAGTAGCGCGCCCGGTCGATGTCACGTTCAGAAACCCGGACGTATCGACCATAGTGGTTGAGAGCCTCGTGGCTTGTCGCACCGAAGACGTAGTACGCGAACAGACTACCGAGAGTCGCACCCGCAGTCCCCACGAGAACGAACGCACAGAACGACGTCACACCTGTGACGAGCAGTTCTGCAGCGGCCGGGACGACGACTTCGCTCGGAACGAATGGAAACACCATCGACGACTCACCGAACATGAACAGAAAAAACGCGAGGTATCCGTACTGCGTGAGAAGCGCGAGCAGTGCATCTGTCGACCACTGGAACACAGTCCTCTTTTACCGCGTGCGCGTTTTGCACTTTTGCTCCACCCCAAGATGGCTTCAAGCGTAGTCTAAAGACGTTCCGTCAGTTCTGAGAATACGTACACACACAAACGACGTGAATAGCGTGAGTTCACGGGTGCTCCCGGGGCGCTAGCAATCGCTGAAACGTGCAAAGCGTGGTGATCACCGGTCAGCCTGTCGGAGTGTGGCCCACCAAAGCGACACCATTGCGTCTGAGAATGAAAAGACGCACGCGTGAAGGACGGAACATGCACTCACGAGCCGTCCGGATGAGATGATTTCCATCTCGAACAAACAGGGAATCCCGGCCTTCAGGATGGTGGTAGTTGATAGAAGGGGCAACGCATATTTTCGGGAACTACGACTGTCGATGTATGCAGGTGGCTCTTCTAACGGTCGGTGACGAACTCCTTTCGGGGGACACGGAGAACACGAATGCGACGTGGCTTGCTCGCCAGCTTTCAGGGCGCGGCGTTGCGGTGAAACGAATCGCGGTCGTACCAGATGAGGTATCCGTTATTGCAGAACACGTCAGTAAGTACAGCACGGCGTTCGATGCGACGCTCGTCACCGGTGGACTCGGTCGAACACCAGACGACGTGACGATGGACGGTGTTGCCCGCGCGTTCGATCGATCGTTACAACCGAACGAACTGGCTCGAGCTGATATCGAGCAGACAGTCGCTGCACTCGCTGAACGTCGCCCGAATCTTTCATTCGACATCGAAATTGAGACAGAGGCAGCAATCCCGGAGAATGCACGACCGCTCATCAACGACGCTGGGCTTTCACCAGGATGTGTACTCGAGACGGTCTACGTGCTCCCAGGCATTCCAGAAGAGATGCGATCGATGTTTACATCAGTTGCAGACGAGTTCGCTGGTGAAGTTCAGACGAGAGTTCTCTACACCAACGATCCGGAGTCGAATCTCGTCGGTACGCTCACGGACGCACGCGATCGCTTCGACGTAGGCGTCGGGTGCTATCCCAACCGGGATGCAGGACACAACAGACTGAAACTCAGTGGAACGGACAAAAGCGCGCTCGAAACAGCCGAGTCGTGGTTGCGCGATCGAGTTACCGTGGTTGAGGAGTAATCCGATCAGCGTGCTTCACGCGGATAGCCGGTCGAGTGGTCCGACTGCGATCCGGTCCGCGGTTCCAGCGAACCGCTCGAACGAATGACTGCGAGCGCAGTCATCAGATCCGATCGAGTGAGCAACCCAGCGAACTCCTCATCGTCCATGACAAGGAGTCGACCGATGTTCTCCTCTTGCATCATCGTGAGTGCCTCTAACGCGTCCTCATTGACATCCACAGTGACGAGATCCGTACTCATGATCTCCTCAACGCGGTAGGCGTCCTGTTCGACTTCATTGACGCTCTTTGCGTCTTCGAGCGTGACGAGTCCAACAAGATGACCATCACGGAGCACTGGATAGCCAGTGTGGCGCTTCTGGAACATGTACTCGAGGAGTTCGGAGACGCTCGATTTCGCATCGACGGTGTTGACATTTTCCGCAGGTGTCATGACATCTCGCACACTGACACCCTCGAAGGCGGCGCTCATCATCGTCTGTTGTGCTTCGGAAGTCGCCCCGAGGTAGATGAAAAAGGCGATACCGACGAGGAAGATGTTGAATCCGACGAATAGCCCAACGAGACCGAGCAGGATCGCAAAGAACTTCCCCACCTCGGCAGCGATTTCGGTCGCCCGCGCGTACGGACGGTTAATAGCGAGCAACGCACGAAGGATTCGTCCCCCGTCCATTGGAAACCCCGGCAGGAGATTGAATGCGGCCAGTGCGAGATTCGTAATAGCGAGATAACCGAGAACAAATAATAACGCAGCCGAACCGACGCCGACGGCACCAGCCGGAAGAATCGAGGGGGTCGTCAAGAAGACGCCAAACAGTCCGATACCGAGACCGATACTCACGAGAGGACCCGCAATCGCAATGTACAGTTCCTGTTCCCACTCTTCGGGCATTTCACTCAGTTGAGCGATACCACCGAACAGCCACAGCGTGATGGAGGAGATAGGATACCCATAGCGCCTCGCTACGAGAGAGTGTCCGAGCTCGTGGAGGAGGACGCTGGCGAACAACCCAATGGCAGCGACCAACCCAACGACAAACGGAACAACATCTCCAGAAAGTGCCGAAGAAACGATATCTACCGCAAAGTATTGGTTGAGGATACCGACCCAGATGTTCACCTCACTGCCGATGAGATACGCGAACAACGGCAGGACGAGCAGGAACGTCAGGTCAAGTTTAATGGGGATACCAAACGCGCTCCCGATACGGAAACTCCGCATACTTCGTGCTACGGTATCAGTCCTCTTAACACCGAGGACGAAGAACACTGTGTAGATTCGTATGAGTGATCAGACACAACAGCCACTCGTCCGTCGCGCAGAAGAGATCGAGTACGAAACGGTCGCGGCTGCCGACGGTATGGACAAGGGTGTCCTCATCGGTCCAGAGCACGGTGCACCGAACCTCGCTATCCGACGATTCTCGCTCGAACCCGGCGCAACGGTCCCAAAGCACACAAACGAAATCGAGCACGAGCAGTACGTTCTCGCAGGGGAGTACGTCGTCGGTATTGATGACGAGGAATATACGGTGTCGGCTGGCGATTCGCTGTTCATTCCTGCTGACGTCGTTCACTGGTATCGGAACGACGGCGACGAGCAAGGCGCGTTCATTTGTGCCGTGCCAACAGGCGATGATGAAATCAACCTCGTAGAGTAACGTCTTCGATTCTCTTCTACTCTCTTCTGCGCTACTCTTCTGAGACGTGTGCGAGCACAGCGTCAGTGTCGTTTGGAACGGGTTCGGGGTCGTTCCCGGCAACAGCAGCCGCGTCAGGATCTTTCAGCAGGTGGCCGGTTGTGAGACAGACAACATCTTCGTCAGACTGTACGATGTCCTGTTTGCGAAGCTTTCTGAGACCAGCAACGCTTGCAGCACTCGCGGGTTCGACGCCAATCCCTTCGCCAGCAAGATCTCGCTGTGCTTGTGTGATTTCTCTGTCGCTGACAGCGACGGCAGTCCCGTTCGTTTCGCGGATACCCGGTACTGCTTTCGGTGCGTTGACGGGGTTGCCGATCCGGATGGCTGTTGCCTTCGTCTCGACCTCGTCCCATCGACGAACCGGCTCGTCGCTTTCGATTGCTTCGACGATCGGTGCAGCGCCTTCGGCTTGGACGCCTGTCAGCTTTGGCACCTCCTCAGGCGTGAGCGCCCCCGAGGCGACGAGTTCGCGGAACGTCTTGTACAGTGCAGACGTGTTGCCAGCGTTGCCGACCGGGAGAACGATACGATCGGGGAATCGACCTTCGTCCCGGTAATGGCGCTCCAGAATTTCGTGTCCGATGGTCTTCTGTCCCTCTAATCTGAATGGATTGAGTGAGTTCAGCAGATACGCCTCGCCACGGTCTGCGAGATCACGGACGATGTCGAGACAGTCATCGAAGTTGCCGTCAACCTCCAGAATGCGCGCTCCGTGGAGACTCGCCTGTGCGACTTTTCCCGCAGCAACCTTCCCCGCAGGCAATAAGACAAGCGTCTCCATCCCGGCGCGAGCACCGTACGCTGCGAGTGCTGCGCTCGTGTTCCCTGTGCTCGCACACACCAACCGTTCGACACCGAGCTCTTGGGCCACCCGAACGCCGACGGTCATCCCTCGATCCTTGAAGCTTCCCGTCGGATTCATCCCCTCGTGTTTGATGCGAAGCGTTCGAACGCCGATGTCGTTCTCTAACCGAGGTGCGTAGTACAACGGCGTGGCCCCCTCAGGGAGTGA
The nucleotide sequence above comes from Halocatena marina. Encoded proteins:
- a CDS encoding CBS domain-containing protein — encoded protein: MRSFRIGSAFGIPIKLDLTFLLVLPLFAYLIGSEVNIWVGILNQYFAVDIVSSALSGDVVPFVVGLVAAIGLFASVLLHELGHSLVARRYGYPISSITLWLFGGIAQLSEMPEEWEQELYIAIAGPLVSIGLGIGLFGVFLTTPSILPAGAVGVGSAALLFVLGYLAITNLALAAFNLLPGFPMDGGRILRALLAINRPYARATEIAAEVGKFFAILLGLVGLFVGFNIFLVGIAFFIYLGATSEAQQTMMSAAFEGVSVRDVMTPAENVNTVDAKSSVSELLEYMFQKRHTGYPVLRDGHLVGLVTLEDAKSVNEVEQDAYRVEEIMSTDLVTVDVNEDALEALTMMQEENIGRLLVMDDEEFAGLLTRSDLMTALAVIRSSGSLEPRTGSQSDHSTGYPREAR
- a CDS encoding DedA family protein is translated as MFQWSTDALLALLTQYGYLAFFLFMFGESSMVFPFVPSEVVVPAAAELLVTGVTSFCAFVLVGTAGATLGSLFAYYVFGATSHEALNHYGRYVRVSERDIDRARYWFQRWGEQTVFWGRLLPAVRSLISIPAGFAGMNRRKFVAYSAAGSALFTAAAAVFVTTVTAPLTISIATLTLLPTIY
- a CDS encoding cupin domain-containing protein; the encoded protein is MSDQTQQPLVRRAEEIEYETVAAADGMDKGVLIGPEHGAPNLAIRRFSLEPGATVPKHTNEIEHEQYVLAGEYVVGIDDEEYTVSAGDSLFIPADVVHWYRNDGDEQGAFICAVPTGDDEINLVE
- the thrC gene encoding threonine synthase: MANLQLSKHVPPEAADGIWLECIETGETYAPFDGVRYTSDADGLLEVRYAEYPTFDAFSGSGVWRYAAALPFDDGVSLPEGATPLYYAPRLENDIGVRTLRIKHEGMNPTGSFKDRGMTVGVRVAQELGVERLVCASTGNTSAALAAYGARAGMETLVLLPAGKVAAGKVAQASLHGARILEVDGNFDDCLDIVRDLADRGEAYLLNSLNPFRLEGQKTIGHEILERHYRDEGRFPDRIVLPVGNAGNTSALYKTFRELVASGALTPEEVPKLTGVQAEGAAPIVEAIESDEPVRRWDEVETKATAIRIGNPVNAPKAVPGIRETNGTAVAVSDREITQAQRDLAGEGIGVEPASAASVAGLRKLRKQDIVQSDEDVVCLTTGHLLKDPDAAAVAGNDPEPVPNDTDAVLAHVSEE
- a CDS encoding molybdopterin-binding protein, which codes for MQVALLTVGDELLSGDTENTNATWLARQLSGRGVAVKRIAVVPDEVSVIAEHVSKYSTAFDATLVTGGLGRTPDDVTMDGVARAFDRSLQPNELARADIEQTVAALAERRPNLSFDIEIETEAAIPENARPLINDAGLSPGCVLETVYVLPGIPEEMRSMFTSVADEFAGEVQTRVLYTNDPESNLVGTLTDARDRFDVGVGCYPNRDAGHNRLKLSGTDKSALETAESWLRDRVTVVEE